The genomic interval CCTACCCAAGAGGCATcacaaaaaatagaattagagtGAATGGAGTGGGTGAGATAGAGAGACTCTATAACTTTCAAGTGAGCTTTCCTTGACTATTCCATAGGATATTGGAAACCCTAAAAATCTGGTTCTTAGttcctaaaaatattattgcatCTGGCTTTTCACAAAACTAAGCACATGATGCCAGGAGAGCTCTGAAGAACTGACGATAATGCTTGATTAGCCATTTTCGAAAACAGAGGCCCTCCAAGAACCTAAAATCCACACCCAAACTGGTAGCCATTATGCTCTTGCAGCTTTGGCCTTTATAACAGCTCCAGCACCTTTGTCAAAAGCTTTTTGAAAACATGTTTCTCAATGCAGGGCCAAGCATATCCCTGTTGTGAGTCTTTTTGAGCTTATGAAGTGGTGAATAGATTTATactcatatttaatttgattgctTTTGATTTGCTTGaaaggttttagggttttattccaATCAAGTgtatatctgttattttttgcATTAATATAGTTTCTCCATCACGCTGACTATAGTTACTGGAAATAATGCAGTATATACTCATCTGGCTGCCATGACCCATTCTCAGTCAAATAGGGAAAGGAATTCATCAGCACTCAATAAAGGAATCAAAACAAGTTGTTTTGAGGTATCATTCATGAAGTGAAAAGAGGACGTAACTCAAGTTCCTGTGTGAAATAAGTATTCTATAAAAATAACATCTCCCTAAGACTTATGGTTCAATTCATGCGTCAAGGAGAATCATGCATCAATGATGGGCCCAAATGTACACCATATTATGTAAGAAAGCTCCTCACAGGCATCAATGCTTTCGCCATGAATGAGAAAGAGGAGGAAAGCATCAAGCTTCTGTTCTAGTTCACTATGTACACCACTCCATTTGCTATTTTTACATCTGTCCTAACAACCATCTCTCTCATTTTGCAGTTCCTACTTGCAATGTGTGCTTCTGCTGTCACCGATGGTACATGCCAGCATCAAACAAGGCTGCAGAACCGATAAAAATGCTGTAGTCAAAGTATTCTACAAGAGGGGTAGTTGGGGCTGAGGAGCTGCAGAACTTCATGGTGGAAGTGCAGAAAGAGACCATGACATCAAGGGAAGAGGCTCGGGCTATCATAGATAACCAAGGAGATTTCATGCACCTCAACCTCTTCCAGAAAGGGCCCATCTTTCCATCAGAACCAAGTTAGTTCCTCTCTTCTTTTGTGTCCAATTCATGTTATTGTCAAAAGAAAATTGTTATTTACATATTaatgcttttattttaatgaaaatgatgatgatgtgaagaatgcataAATCCTTTTTCATGTTGCAATGAAGAGATCCTGCTTTTTCCAGAAGTAAAGGACAATTTGTGACCTGCCACTTGTccagatcatttttttttcaaaagtaatGTTCTTGAGTCTTGTTTATTAGTACATGTGACTATAATTTTTCTCATCTTATATTCTTTAACCAGATTATTTTTGTACCCTCCTTATCATGTCTTTCATGCGGATTCATCAGGACATGAATGCACCCTTGTCCCCATGTCTTCATCTCAGAAGCCATGTCTCCTGTTTAAGTAAGATAAGCTCAGTAGCACTTTCCAGTGATGTTCCAATTAGAGAGGCCCTGAAGACAGGAGTGAGAGTAATTGGAGCTGGATATGTAGCCGAATGAGAAGAAGGACAATGTGGATCTGGGATGTAATTGAACTTAAATAGTGGCTTTCATCTGGATGCAGTTTGTGATAAACTTGGTTCTGCTTAACAACATTTCAGGGCATTAACAACTTCTGCGGAACTTGTCAAATGCCTGCCGTCCATCAAAAAGCATGCCTTCACTGCCTCTCCATACCCAGTTATAATCATTCTAGACAAACATCTCACTCCTGATCTTTTGGCTGAAGTAGCTCAGCCCACGTGCATGAAGTGCCATTATTATATTTCTTGGTTCATCACTTAAAAGTGAGTGTCGTCTTCTTTCAATGGATGTCTACTGAAACATTTGGAGAAATTTTGTTCACTCCAGAGACAGAATCCTCAGAGGGATTCCCTTCACCAGAGACACTGAAGCGGAAGATTCTAATTTCCACCAAACCACAGCAAGTGTATCTTGATTCTGAGACAGGCAAATTCAAGGACCTTGAATCCCATAAAGGACTAAAGGATGATTAATTATGGGAAGTTGAAGTGTCAGATTCAAAACTTGATCTTGATTCCTTTAGCAAGTTGCATATAATATTCTTCTTCTGATGATCTTGTCTTGGTTGTATCCAAAGTGGGAGCGAAGCATACTTCATTAACGGACTGATAGTGAACATActtttgaagatgaagatcCTGATGATGGTAACATAAACCTGAATACAAGCATCTGATTGGGATTGCTGCTATAAAGAAGGGTAATGATTGAGTCATTGGTTGTCGATCCTGATaaagtttcattcttgaactTAAGCAAGCAAACATTTGACAAGGCTACAGAGAGCCATGGAACTGAACTTGTGAGGCACACTCAAATTATGATGACTGAAATATGCATTTGAATATCATGAATATGCTTCCTGTAATGGGCTCACTTAAAGGAACTTATTGAGGATTTATCCCAAGGGCACCAGAGAAACATCATTTGATTACAACCCTTTGTGTGGCTGGATTCATGGAGTTCAGATGCTGGCATTCAACATGCAGGTTTTACacttttatcattttctttcttgaataagattctatttcatataattcaataacaattaatttgaaattcCATAAATGTTGTCTTTGCTACCAATGGGAACAGGAAGATCACTCGGATTGATGCAAAAATCATTTTGAGCTGTGGGCCTGTGGCTATATAAGAAAACCTGACATTTCTGCTGAGAAAGGATTCAGACATCTCCAATCCTAAAACATAACTTCCATGGAAGCAAACCTTGTCGGTAATTATCTTTCATCATTCAgttcttatcatttttttcccttCCACTTTTTATATCTCAAAATCGATCTAAACCATTGCGGTTGTAAGTGGGAGATGGATGGCTAGACAACTTAAACTGATTTCACTTTGCTAGATTCTCAGCAACAGACCTCCAAGCCAGAGTAGGAAGGAGAGAAGACACTATAGAAGGATTTACTTCTTGGATACATGTTCATGGATTTGATGGTCCATCTTATCTTTCTCAGGTTGGCAAtacattgatgaagaaaacaagTATAATTGAAAACAATTGGACTCCGGTATTTATTTTGGTAGATATAATAGGATGCTATGTTATGTATTTGTATTATATTAAGAAAGTTTTTAACATTCTTAATATGCTGTCATAAGACTCAtaactatcatttttttttattttaataatatatacttGTTAAGTTTGTTTGTTGATATGTATTTGTTTATAGTTGGCATTCACATCATTTGGAGCAAATCTAGatcatttctatattttcattatatccAAATTGCTCAGGTTTGGATGAagttattcttttgtttttacaattttattaatcattttttgAATATTGATTGTTAATTgcctaattataattttttgattagttcttaattaaatgctaaaaatatttaacagtaaacaattattatgaaaaataatataataaaattatttctatatttttttcatatttattacgCCAAAATATTAGAGAGAATGAGAGTGATTCCGCACTGGAGGTTCCAATGGAGCGTTCTCGGCGCAGCCTCGAGTCTCGGCCCGGGCCACTGCCATCCCTCATCCTTGTCGTCCTCCTCCCGTCACTCCGAAGCCGAAGATGGTGATTTCCCTATCAACACCACGGCAACATCGATTTGCATGTTTCGTGGCTCGGCGCCAGCCATCCAGATTGATGCTAGCATTATCTACAGGTTCAGGTACCCTAGGATTGTTAAATCTATACATCCTCTTCTTATTCTCTACTTTTGAGTGATTTACGCTTTGGGGAATTCATcaattcattgctttttttaaGCTTTGTGCTTTGGCAACGGAGGAGTTGTTTTATGGGAGTAATTAGTGCAGAGTTTTCCTTTGGTGAATGcttgtttttttcccttttcattgTCCAAAGTATTTgtgattttgatatatatatatatatatgaaaagaaatttaGCTTTtgtaattcatttattttactttaattgtAATTTCATGTATAAGGATTGGGTTTGTAAACATTTCTCTGTGAATAGTGtataattaatatcaaataatagGCATAGTATTAAGTGTAAGACACATGCTTGAATTGCTTTGATTTTGCTGGTGTTTGCTTATGGACAAAGGAATTACTTTTTTGGTGGGTATGCTTTGGAAAGAGAGCTCAATGCTCTCATACTATAATTTGGCTCCATTTGGTAAGGGAAtccataaaagagaagaaatgcTCTGATTTGAAACACTTCTTTTGGCTGCCATTGTTGAATGAGAGCATCTCTATCTAAATGACACCTGGTTCTGTAGTATCCTTGAAGGTTCTTACTGTTAAAGCTTAATACATGAACAAACTGGTTATGTAGTGACTTTATAAACTTCAAAACTAGTTTACAACACAAGATGTGGATGCCTTTTAATAGTTCTTTGAGGAAAGTGGTGGGTCTCTCCATGATCAATGCTTAAAGCTAAGTTAATGAATTTATGAATAAAAGGTGATATGGTTCACTGACTGGTTAACTAAACTAGCTGCTAACTGTTGTTATAACCCTCTTTTTGTCTGTTATGGTGTTTGGGTTTTATAGACAAAACATGTTTTTCCAAATTAATTTTGAGAAATGAATTAGAATTGAGTTTTTTTGGTGATGTCCAAATTACTGGTTTTATCAAAAGTTCTCTAAAAAGATGGTTTTGAATGCGTTCCAAACATATCCTAAAGTTTTGATGTATATCTATGTTGAGCATTATAAAGTGGTGAAAAAAGTTTTAGATAGACATCTAATTCCCTTGCCTTTGATTTGCTTTTAAGGTGTAGAGTTGGTTTAAGTTTCATTGCAGTGTTTCTTCCAtctgttatttttcatttttgtggttttatgAACACCCATTGAGTTATTTTTaggaaatttttttacttttcagaaAAAGAGTTTTGGTTCTCAGGCATCACATGGACTGGAGCCAAATCTATTTCAagttaattttaagttttctcAGTGTGATGAACTGCAAGGAATTAAAGTTTGTGTCTGGATctaaggaaaacataggagaaaaaaaacattacagaatataattttgcatttatgtaATGTTTCCCTTGTCTGTtttccctctatttttcttattcgcTGTGATGCATTAAGAGTAGTCCTTCTGGAACATGACTTCTATCCATCTGATCATTCTcctgttctttttctttcttcttttgaaaCTTCATCGTAGCTAGTCATAAAGATTGTGACCATCATGCTTTTCAcgttgatttttattaaaaatagttacTGAAAAATAATACCAGATGTATTTCTCTGAGTTTGCCATGTCCAATAGGAGGCAAAAGCGAGATACTTCGAGGTTCTATTCATGAAGTGAAAGACTCCGAGCTAGGCTCCAATGAGAAGTTCCCTGTAATCTAATATTCTCATGACTTGCGAGTCATTTCATATTTGGAAGAGAAGTCATGCATCAGTCATGGGGCCCAATCTAATTCTATGCCATGAAACGAAAGCTCTTTCACAGGCATCAAATGCTTTTCCCAtggaaaaagagaaggaaagcATCAAGCATCTGCCATGAAAACCATATACTCCACTCCACTCCTGATATATCTGTGTATATCTGTACACCACCCAAACAACCATCTCTCATCTTGCAGCTTTGAATGACTACTTACAAGGTGTGTTTCTGCTTTCACCGCCGGTATAAGCCGGCATCTAGTGACCCGCCGGAGCCAATAAAAGGGTTTTATTCCAAGTACTCGGTGAATGGATTCATGGGGGCTGAGGAGCTGCAGAGGTTTCATAACGGAAGTGCAGAGAGAGGCCAGGGCATCAAGGGAGGATGTTCAGGCTATCATAGACTCCCAGCGAGAGTTCAGGCACCTCAACCTTTTCAGGAAAGGGTTGTCTTTAGATGGCTTCTTCCGTTTCCTCTTTGCAGAGGAGAACAGTCCTATCTCTCACTCTCTTGGGGTAAgttctctcttcttcttggcTTCTACATGAAATGGCTGCAGTTTGTtttattgtgaaaagaaaattatgttttatatcaAGGCATAGCTATTAATGAAATGAGGCtgacataaaaaatacattaattCTTTTGTATTGCTATGATGACATTCTGCTTCTGCTTTTTCAAAAGTAAGGATCAAATTTTGATATTCTACACTTTCAACCATAAAAATGGTCGAaactttgttcttgtttttagttACATACATTTCCATTGTTGAATGTTTCAATCTTTTATTCCTTGGCTGGAATATTTCTGTACATCTTGATCATGTCTTTCCTGCAGGTTCATCAGGACATGACTGCGCCCTTGTCACACTACTTCATCTACACAAGCCATAATTCCTATCTAACTGGAAATCAGCTCAGCAGCGCCTCCAGTGATGTTCCAATCATAAAAGCACTGAAGAGAGGAGTGAAAGTAATCGAGCTGGATATGTGGCCAAATGAGAAGAGAGATAACGTGGATATCTACCATGGGAGGTTGTTCCTACAAATATTGAATTTAAACGGTGGTTTTCATCTGCATTCAGTTGGTGATAATTTTGGCTATATGATTGACAACATTGCAGGACGTTAACAACTCCAGTGGAACTCCTTAGATGCCTGATGTCCATTAAAGAGCATGCCTTTACTGCCTCTCCATACCCAGTTATAATCACTTTAGAAGACCATCTCACTCCTGATCTTCAGGCTAAAGTAGCTAAGGTCACGTGCATGGAGTGCCATTAATATATTTCTTGGTTCATTACTTTATGTGAATATCGTTTCTTCTCCGCAGATGCTTACTGAAACATTTGGAGAAATGCTATTCACTCCAGAGACCGAATTCTTGGAGGAATTCCCTTCACCTGAGAGTCTAAAGATGAGGATTCTAATTTCCACTAAACCACCAAAGGAGTATCTTGATTCCAAGACAGGCAAAGACAAGGACCATGAAACCCAAAAAGGACCTGATGATGAATCTTCATGGGGTGCTGAGGTGTCAGATTCAAAACTTGACCTTCACACTTATAGCAAGGTGCGGCGCATGAAATATACTTCTTCTGAAGATATTGCTTTGGTTTGTATCCAGAGTGGGAGCTAAGAATCTTTATTTGCAGACTGAAAGCGAGCATACTGTCGAAGATGAAGATCCTGATGAAGGTGAACGTAAACCTGAGTACAAGCGTCTGATTGGGATTGCTGCTAGAAAAAAGAAGGGTTCAATGACTGAGTCATTGGCTGTTGATCATAAAGTTACACGCATGAGCTTAAGCGAGCAAACATTTGACAAGGCGACAGAGAACCATGGAACTGAACTCGTGAGGTACACTCAAAGTATGATGACTGCTACATATGTACAAAGATCATGAAGTATGATTCCTGCAATGGCTACCATATTGTTGTTAGGTTCACCCAAAAAGGAACTTGTTGAGGATTTATCCCAAGGGCACCAGAGTAACATCATCTAATTACAACCCTCTCCGCGGTTGGATTCATGGAGCTCAGATGGTGGCATTGAACATGCAGGTTTTACACAACTATGAACTATCATCTGGTTTCTTGAATAAGATTCTGCTTCATATAATTCAGCAACATTTAAGTTGAAACTCCACAAATTTTTCTTTGCTATTTAAGGGACATGGAAGATCACTCTGGTTAATGCAAGGATTATTCAGAGCAAATGGAGGTTGTGGTTATGTAAAGAAACCCGACATTCTGCTGAGAAAGGATCCATACGAATTCGACCCTAAAGCAGATCTACCATTGAAAGAAACCTTGGTGGTAAACCTTCTATCACATCTTCGACATTCTGTTCGAGAACACGAAGCTTTACAACATTTCATTTTTCTGTTTAATCATTTTGATTGAACACACAGGTGTGGGTGTACATGGGAGATGGATGGCGATTCGACTTTGATCAATCACACTTTGATAAATACTCACCACCAGACTTTTACACCAGGgtaagaagaagagaagacaaTTTTAAAAGGATTCACTCTAATCCATGAATAGAATAATCATCGTCATTGGTCTTAGAATCAATCTTTGTCGTGCAGGTCGGCATAGCAGGTGTACCCTGCAGATACAATcatgaagaaaacaagaataataGAAGACAATTGGACACCGGTTTGGAACGAGAAGTTCGAATTTCCATTAACTGTTCCAGAGCTTGCATTGCTGAGGATTGAAGTCCATGAATATGATATGTCTGAAAAGGATGACTTTGGTGGGCAGACTTGTTTGCCTGTTTGGGAAATCAGGCCTGGGATTCGCACTGTTCCATTGTGTGATCGCAAGGGTGAGCCTTACAAGtctgtcaaactcctgatgcgTTTTGAAATCATTTTATATCAATCATGAATCTTTACTGGGATCATATGTATTATAAGTTTATTGGGGTTGTATTATTGTGAGACTTTGTGTCTATTCCTTCATGTATTTATACAATAGTAATGAAGTGTTTGCCATGTCAcacctttttttcatttattattgtggtcttttttattattattaactggGACGAAAGGCAGGTGAAGTGCTGGGAGTATTTTTATCCCTCtcaaaaagtatttttttttttttagaaggaTCTATCGATAGCTGGGTTTCCACTAAAAGTgatcaaaatttgaattatgGGTGAGGGTATAATTCTGGAAGTGTAAATAGTAATTATATACGGGTAGTTCAATGCTTATATATATGgatcttatttttttacttgttttactGAGATTTATGTatactcttgtttttttaatggcttAGTCACTTATCTTGAATACTATatcagaaatatttttaaaaaaattaaattacctgtttttggattaaaaaaaatccaaaaactcataaatcttttaacatttaaatatttatttaaatgaaattcCACATCTGCAAGATCACAAATAATAtactttataataaaaataactgaAAGTtccgatctcgaggcaaaatgtACGTGAGATAGAATACCCGCATGATGGGTCACAATCACAAAAGAATAACACTCTCATTCCCGGGCCCAAAAATAAGCTCACGAATCACGAGAGAAATCGTGCACCGGCGAACTGAGAACCTCTCAATGGCCCCAACCGCCGTCTTCTCCGACTCCGAATCCAGCAGCAGCGGCGGCGAGGACTCCACCGCCCGCCGCTTAGAAGTAGAGAACTCCATCCTCTCCGGTTATCTCAAGATCTCCGGCCATGGCCGCCCAGATCTCTCCAAGATCCGCTccatcctctcctcctcctcctcctcctcctcctccttctccgcCTGCCTCATTTGTCTCGACCGCGTACGCCCCGACCATCCCATCTGGTCTTGCTCCTCCGGATGCCACGCCGTCTTCCACCTCACCTGCATCCAGTCCTGGGCCTCTCAACCCCCTTATCGCCCCTCTGCCGCCTCCTCCGACTGGCCTTGCCCCAAATGCCGTCTCTCTTATTCCAAAACCCTGATCCCTAGATCCTATTATTGCTTCTGTGGCAAGGTTGAGAACCCGCCGGTGAATCCTTGGGCGTTGCCGCACTCGTGTGGTGAGCTCTGTGAACGCGCTCTCCGTCCGGAGTGCGGTCATCACTGCCTCCTCCTTTGCCACCCCGGCCCTTGCCCTCCTTGCCCTCAACTTGTCACCTCGTCTTGCTTCTGTGGCTCTGTCTCCGATGTTCGTCGCTGCGCGCATAAGTATTTCTCTTGCGGCAAGCCCTGTTCGAAGCCTCTTGATTGCGGTCTGCATCACTTGCCCTGAACGCTGCCATGAA from Dioscorea cayenensis subsp. rotundata cultivar TDr96_F1 chromosome 7, TDr96_F1_v2_PseudoChromosome.rev07_lg8_w22 25.fasta, whole genome shotgun sequence carries:
- the LOC120264809 gene encoding LOW QUALITY PROTEIN: phosphoinositide phospholipase C 2-like (The sequence of the model RefSeq protein was modified relative to this genomic sequence to represent the inferred CDS: deleted 2 bases in 2 codons); translated protein: MTTYKVCFCFHRRYKPASSDPPEPIKGFYSKYSVNGFMGAEELQRFITEVQREARASREDVQAIIDSQREFRHLNLFRKGLSLDGFFRFLFAEENSPISHSLGVHQDMTAPLSHYFIYTSHNSYLTGNQLSSASSDVPIIKALKRGVKVIELDMWPNEKRDNVDIYHGRTLTTPVELLRCLMSIKEHAFTASPYPVIITLEDHLTPDLQAKVAKMLTETFGEMLFTPETEFLEEFPSPESLKMRILISTKPPKEYLDSKTGKDKDHETQKGPDDESSWGAEVSDSKLDLHTYSKTESEHTVEDEDPDEGERKPEYKRLIGIAARKKKGSMTESLAVDHKVTRMSLSEQTFDKATENHGTELVRYTQRNLLRIYPKGTRVTSSNYNPLRGWIHGAQMVALNMQGHGRSLWLMQGLFRANGGCGYVKKPDILLRKDPYEFDPKADLPLKETLVVWVYMGDGWRFDFDQSHFDKYSPPDFYTRVGIAGVPADTIMKKTRIIEDNWTPVWNEKFEFPLTVPELALLRIEVHEYDMSEKDDFGGQTCLPVWEIRPGIRTVPLCDRKGEPYKSVKLLMRFEIILYQS